Proteins encoded in a region of the Vicia villosa cultivar HV-30 ecotype Madison, WI linkage group LG5, Vvil1.0, whole genome shotgun sequence genome:
- the LOC131603801 gene encoding NAC domain-containing protein 75, with translation MMNKMTSSDLIDSKLEEHQLCGSKHCPRCGHKFDQGKPDWLGLPAGVKFDPTDQELIEHLEAKVESKNNMKSHPLIDEFILTIEGEDGICYTHPEKLPGVTRDGLSRHFFHRPSKAYTTGTRKRRKIQTEECDLQGSSGGETRWHKTGKTRPVMVNGKQKGCKKILVLYTNFGKNRKPEKTNWVMHQYHLGQHEEEKEGELVVSKIFYQTQPRQCNWSDNNHRIGATTTATGEGSGGEPNNVINANARRDSGSGSSSSKEIVTHHNHNQIYRDEMSAAAVAVAAVAGVPAPLTSFTNALDIQHLKSDHFGFIPFRKNSFDEVGIGEGSNAREMQASGSCDQEQHHVVTHHHHQHHQQQQQQQQQHEHHVQQQINANAAFHISRPSNPISTIISPPPLHHTSIILDDNSYHVSTIMLQNENFQQQQQQQQHHKLGGGRSASGLEEVIMGCTSTSSDTIKEESSMRNQQEAEWLKYSSYWPVDPPPHDNHNHHHHHNHHHHQHHDQ, from the exons ATGATGAATAAGATGACCAGCTCTGATCTCATAGATTCTAAGCTTGAAGAACATCAATTGTGTGGATCCAAACACTGCCCTCGCTGCGGTCACAAGTTCGATCAAGGCAAACCG GATTGGTTAGGTCTACCAGCCGGAGTGAAATTTGATCCAACAGATCAAGAACTTATCGAACATCTCGAAGCGAAGGTCGAATCGAAGAACAACATGAAATCACATCCTTTGATAGATGAATTCATTCTCACTATTGAAGGTGAAGACGGAATTTGTTACACCCATCCTGAGAAACTTCCAG GAGTGACAAGAGATGGATTAAGCAGACACTTTTTCCACAGACCTTCAAAGGCTTATACGACGGGAACACGAAAGAGACGAAAGATTCAAACCGAAGAATGTGATTTACAAGGAAGTTCAGGAGGTGAAACAAGGTGGCACAAAACTGGAAAAACAAGGCCTGTTATGGTTAACGGAAAACAAAAAGGCTGCAAGAAGATTCTAGTCCTCTACACGAATTTCGGGAAGAATCGAAAGCCTGAGAAGACGAACTGGGTTATGCATCAGTATCATTTAGGACagcatgaagaagagaaagaaggagaGCTGGTTGTTTCGAAGATATTTTATCAGACGCAGCCGAGACAGTGTAATTGGTCTGATAATAATCATAGAATTGGTGCAACAACGACGGCAACCGGTGAAGGAAGTGGCGGTGAACCTAATAATGTTATCAATGCAAATGCAAGAAGAGATAGTGGAAGTGGAAGTTCTTCTTCTAAGGAGATTGTAACTCATCATAATCATAATCAGATTTATAGAGACGAAATGTCTGCTGCTGCCGTTGCTGTTGCCGCTGTTGCTGGTGTCCCAGCTCCTTTAACAAGCTTCACAAATGCTTTGGATATTCAGCATCTTAAATCCGATCATTTCGGCTTCATCCCGTTTCGGAAAAACAGCTTCGATGAG GTTGGAATAGGAGAAGGTTCTAATGCAAGAGAAATGCAAGCATCAGGATCATGTGATCAGGAGCAGCATCATGTAGTaacacatcatcatcatcaacatcatcaacaacaacagcaacagcaacaacaacatgaACATCATGTGCAACAACAAATTAATGCAAACGCAGCTTTCCATATCAGTAGGCCTTCAAATCCAATCTCAACTATCATCTCTCCACCTCCACTTCACCATACATCCATCATCCTTGATGATAATTCTTACCATGTCTCAACAATCATGCTCCAAAATGAGAATTTCCAG caacaacaacagcagCAACAACATCATAAACTAGGTGGTGGAAGGTCTGCGTCTGGTTTGGAAGAAGTCATCATGGGTTGCACTTCAACATCTTCTGATACTATCAAAGAG GAATCATCTATGAGAAACCAGcaagaagcagaatggttgaAATACTCATCTTATTGGCCAGTTGACCCTCCTCCTCATGACAACCataatcaccatcatcatcataatcatcatcatcatcaacatcatgatCAATAG
- the LOC131603802 gene encoding mitochondrial-processing peptidase subunit alpha-like isoform X1: MYRNVSSRLRTIRARSCNRVPSSTRFASSSSVAAKQSSSGLGGIFGWFTGSGSPASVPLDFPLPGVVLPSPLPDHVAPGKTIITTLPNGAKVASETSPSPAASIGLYVDSGSIYETPLTFGATHLLERMAFKSTVNRSHFRVVREVEAIGGNVQASASREQMGYTFDALKTYVPEMVELLVDIVRNPAFLDWEVNEQLLKVKAEIGEASKNPQDLLLEAIHSAGFSGALANPLLASESALGRLNGALLEEFVAENYTAPRIVLAASGVEHEELLSVAEPLLSDLPSVPRPQEPKSVYTGGDYRCQTETGRTHFALAFELPGGWHNLKDAMVLTVLQMLLGGGGSFSAGGPGKGMYSRLYLRVLNEYPQVHSISAFNNIYNNTGIFGIQVTTGSDFVSKAIDIAANEILAVATSGQVDQVQLDRAKQATKSAILMNLESRMVVSEDIGRQVLTYGDRKPVEDFLKAVDEVNLKDIASISQKLISSPLTMASYGDVLYVPSYESVSRRFRSK, encoded by the exons ATGTACAGGAACGTTTCTTCGCGCCTCAGAACAATTAGG GCTCGTTCGTGCAATAGGGTGCCTTCTAGTACTAGATTTGCGAGTTCGAGTTCGGTTGCGGCGAAACAATCTTCTTCTGGTTTAGGTGGAATATTTGGATGGTTTACTGGATCAGGATCACCTGCTTCTGTGCCGCTCGATTTCCCGCTTCCAGGTGTTGTACTTCCGTCTCCTTTGCCTGATCATGTTGCGCCTGGGAAAACGATTATTACTACACTCCCGAATGGAGCTAAAGTCGCGTCGGAAACATCACCG TCTCCTGCTGCCTCGATAGGTTTATATGTGGATTCTGGTTCAATCTATGAGACCCCGTTAACTTTTGGGGCTACACACCTGCTTGAACGGATGGCTTTCAAGAGTACTGTAAACAGGAGTCACTTTCGAGTGGTTCGTGAAGTAGAGGCGATTGGTGGTAATGTGCAGGCTTCGGCTTCTAGAGAGCAAATGGGTTACACTTTTGACGCTTTGAAGACTTATGTTCCTGAAATGGTGGAGTTGCTTGTTGATATTGTGAGGAACCCTGCGTTTCTTGATTGGGAGGTTAACGAGCAG CTTCTGAAAGTGAAGGCTGAGATTGGTGAAGCTTCCAAAAACCCTCAAGACTTGCTATTGGAAGCAATTCATTCTGCTGGTTTTTCTGGTGCCTTGGCTAATCCTCTTTTAGCTTCAGAATCAGCACTGGGTAGACTAAATGGTGCACTTCTGGAAGAATTTGTTGCC GAAAATTACACCGCACCTCGAATAGTACTTGCAGCTTCTGGTGTTGAGCATGAGGAGTTGTTATCCGTTGCCGAACCTCTTTTGTCCGATTTACCCAGTGTCCCGCGTCCACAGGAACCAAAATCAGTATACACTGGTGGTGATTATCGTTGTCAAACTGAAACAGGG AGGACCCATTTTGCTCTTGCATTTGAACTTCCCGGTGGCTGGCACAACTTGAAGGATGCTATGGTTTTGACTGTTCTTCAG ATGCTATTGGGAGGCGGTGGATCATTCTCAGCTGGCGGCCCTGGTAAAGGGATGTATTCACGGCTGT ATCTCCGTGTTCTGAATGAGTATCCACAAGTTCATTCAATTTCAGCATTCAACAATATTTACAATAATACTGGCATTTTTGGTATTCAAGTCACAACA GGTTCAGATTTTGTGTCAAAAGCCATCGATATTGCAGCTAATGAGATTCTTGCAGTTGCTACCTCTGGTCAAG TTGACCAGGTACAACTGGATCGTGCCAAACAAGCTACAAAATCTGCAATTTTGATGAATTTGGAATCACGA ATGGTTGTTTCAGAAGATATTGGAAGACAAGTTTTGACATATGGTGATAG GAAACCCGTGGAGGATTTTTTGAAAGCAGTGGATGAAGTAAATTTGAAGGACATTGCTTCAATTTCTCAAAAGCTCATTTCTTCCCCTCTCACAATGGCATCATATGGAGATG TTTTATATGTTCCAAGCTATGAATCAGTGAGCAGGAGGTTCCGATCGAAATGA
- the LOC131603802 gene encoding mitochondrial-processing peptidase subunit alpha-like isoform X2, with translation MYRNVSSRLRTIRARSCNRVPSSTRFASSSSVAAKQSSSGLGGIFGWFTGSGSPASVPLDFPLPGVVLPSPLPDHVAPGKTIITTLPNGAKVASETSPSPAASIGLYVDSGSIYETPLTFGATHLLERMAFKSTVNRSHFRVVREVEAIGGNVQASASREQMGYTFDALKTYVPEMVELLVDIVRNPAFLDWEVNEQLLKVKAEIGEASKNPQDLLLEAIHSAGFSGALANPLLASESALGRLNGALLEEFVAENYTAPRIVLAASGVEHEELLSVAEPLLSDLPSVPRPQEPKSVYTGGDYRCQTETGRTHFALAFELPGGWHNLKDAMVLTVLQMLLGGGGSFSAGGPGKGMYSRLYLRVLNEYPQVHSISAFNNIYNNTGIFGIQVTTGSDFVSKAIDIAANEILAVATSGQGMLLCSLTSILRLDYHL, from the exons ATGTACAGGAACGTTTCTTCGCGCCTCAGAACAATTAGG GCTCGTTCGTGCAATAGGGTGCCTTCTAGTACTAGATTTGCGAGTTCGAGTTCGGTTGCGGCGAAACAATCTTCTTCTGGTTTAGGTGGAATATTTGGATGGTTTACTGGATCAGGATCACCTGCTTCTGTGCCGCTCGATTTCCCGCTTCCAGGTGTTGTACTTCCGTCTCCTTTGCCTGATCATGTTGCGCCTGGGAAAACGATTATTACTACACTCCCGAATGGAGCTAAAGTCGCGTCGGAAACATCACCG TCTCCTGCTGCCTCGATAGGTTTATATGTGGATTCTGGTTCAATCTATGAGACCCCGTTAACTTTTGGGGCTACACACCTGCTTGAACGGATGGCTTTCAAGAGTACTGTAAACAGGAGTCACTTTCGAGTGGTTCGTGAAGTAGAGGCGATTGGTGGTAATGTGCAGGCTTCGGCTTCTAGAGAGCAAATGGGTTACACTTTTGACGCTTTGAAGACTTATGTTCCTGAAATGGTGGAGTTGCTTGTTGATATTGTGAGGAACCCTGCGTTTCTTGATTGGGAGGTTAACGAGCAG CTTCTGAAAGTGAAGGCTGAGATTGGTGAAGCTTCCAAAAACCCTCAAGACTTGCTATTGGAAGCAATTCATTCTGCTGGTTTTTCTGGTGCCTTGGCTAATCCTCTTTTAGCTTCAGAATCAGCACTGGGTAGACTAAATGGTGCACTTCTGGAAGAATTTGTTGCC GAAAATTACACCGCACCTCGAATAGTACTTGCAGCTTCTGGTGTTGAGCATGAGGAGTTGTTATCCGTTGCCGAACCTCTTTTGTCCGATTTACCCAGTGTCCCGCGTCCACAGGAACCAAAATCAGTATACACTGGTGGTGATTATCGTTGTCAAACTGAAACAGGG AGGACCCATTTTGCTCTTGCATTTGAACTTCCCGGTGGCTGGCACAACTTGAAGGATGCTATGGTTTTGACTGTTCTTCAG ATGCTATTGGGAGGCGGTGGATCATTCTCAGCTGGCGGCCCTGGTAAAGGGATGTATTCACGGCTGT ATCTCCGTGTTCTGAATGAGTATCCACAAGTTCATTCAATTTCAGCATTCAACAATATTTACAATAATACTGGCATTTTTGGTATTCAAGTCACAACA GGTTCAGATTTTGTGTCAAAAGCCATCGATATTGCAGCTAATGAGATTCTTGCAGTTGCTACCTCTGGTCAAGGTATGCTGTTATGCTCTTTGACTAGTATTTTGCGTCTTGATTATCAC CTTTAG